One Mycolicibacterium pulveris genomic region harbors:
- a CDS encoding ferredoxin, with translation MKVTVDEDRCRGHGMCLTLCPEVFQMHDDGYAVADPSEVPAGLEESAKEAIANCPEQAISQID, from the coding sequence ATGAAGGTCACCGTCGACGAGGACCGCTGCCGCGGCCACGGGATGTGCCTGACGTTGTGCCCCGAGGTGTTTCAGATGCACGACGACGGCTACGCGGTCGCCGACCCGTCGGAGGTACCCGCCGGGCTCGAGGAGTCGGCCAAGGAGGCGATCGCCAACTGCCCGGAACAAGCCATCAGCCAAATCGACTGA
- a CDS encoding DUF1330 domain-containing protein, which yields MPKAYILITEDVKDPAGMAEYGKLASQAMAGATVLAFDQKVEVIEGTWHGTQTVLLEFESEQAAKDWYNSDAYQAAVKLRQAAADCNGIILHGIG from the coding sequence ATGCCCAAGGCGTACATCCTCATCACCGAGGACGTCAAGGATCCGGCCGGGATGGCGGAGTACGGCAAGCTGGCCAGCCAGGCGATGGCCGGCGCGACGGTGTTGGCGTTCGACCAGAAGGTCGAGGTGATCGAGGGCACCTGGCACGGTACGCAGACGGTGCTGCTGGAGTTCGAGTCCGAGCAGGCGGCCAAGGACTGGTACAACTCCGATGCCTACCAGGCCGCGGTGAAGTTGCGTCAGGCCGCGGCGGACTGCAACGGCATCATCCTGCATGGCATTGGCTGA
- a CDS encoding alpha/beta fold hydrolase codes for MRFVFVHGGFHAAWCWQPTIAELQSMGHDGVAVDLPGHGARIDEESTLANRRDAIVAALQPGDVLVGHSGGGFDATLAADAAPDLVGHITYLAAALPREGRTYPEAMVMRDADDVPTDEFDADTGKMLGYLKFDDDGAMWFADFEGAREYFYHDCDEATARWAFERLGPERFGDTTVTPVSVPDYWAADLPRSFIRCLQDRSMPRWLADTVTQRLGVEQLTIDTSHSPFLSRPRELAELLVHATTTTPVGPLQPR; via the coding sequence ATGCGTTTCGTCTTCGTGCACGGCGGTTTTCACGCCGCGTGGTGCTGGCAACCCACGATCGCCGAACTGCAGTCGATGGGCCATGACGGCGTCGCCGTCGACCTGCCGGGGCACGGCGCGCGGATCGACGAGGAGTCGACGTTGGCCAACCGCCGCGACGCGATCGTCGCCGCGCTGCAACCCGGAGACGTCCTCGTCGGGCATTCCGGCGGCGGGTTCGACGCCACCTTGGCCGCCGACGCCGCGCCGGATCTCGTCGGCCACATCACCTACCTCGCGGCGGCGCTGCCGCGTGAAGGCCGCACCTATCCCGAGGCGATGGTGATGCGCGACGCCGACGACGTCCCCACCGATGAGTTCGATGCCGATACTGGAAAGATGTTGGGCTACTTGAAGTTCGACGACGACGGCGCGATGTGGTTCGCCGATTTCGAGGGTGCCCGGGAGTACTTCTACCACGACTGCGACGAGGCCACCGCCCGCTGGGCGTTCGAGCGCCTCGGCCCCGAGCGGTTCGGCGACACGACGGTGACGCCGGTGTCGGTGCCCGACTACTGGGCCGCCGACCTCCCGCGCAGCTTCATCCGCTGCCTTCAGGATCGGTCGATGCCGCGGTGGCTGGCCGATACGGTGACCCAGCGCCTCGGCGTCGAACAGTTGACCATCGACACGTCGCATTCGCCGTTTCTGAGCCGCCCGCGCGAGCTGGCCGAGTTACTGGTGCACGCCACCACGACGACACCCGTCGGCCCGCTACAGCCGCGCTGA
- a CDS encoding ferredoxin, giving the protein MSQKIVVDFGLCEANGVCMGIIPEVFDLDEQDYLHVLQEEVTPENEQQVKEAVRQCPRQAISIVDE; this is encoded by the coding sequence GTGAGCCAGAAAATCGTCGTCGACTTCGGCCTGTGTGAGGCGAACGGCGTCTGCATGGGCATCATCCCGGAGGTGTTCGACCTCGACGAGCAAGATTATCTGCACGTGTTACAGGAAGAAGTGACCCCGGAGAACGAGCAGCAGGTCAAGGAAGCCGTCCGGCAATGTCCGCGGCAGGCCATCTCCATCGTCGACGAGTGA
- a CDS encoding cytochrome P450: MTKPKLVFNPVSQEYFDNPYEIYQRMRDEAPIYYDEDEDFYALTRHADVAAALKDHEAFSSTRGCDLAMVRSEEGPQKSIIFMDPPEHRHMRSLLNKAFTPRAIQSQRETIIELVEHYLSKVDPDNFDVVQDFSGPFPVEVITRMAGVPEEFRQKVRHWIDISLQRKPGQIELSEENMQANIDSGMYYYGLVQERRENPQDDMIGRLIRAEIPGENGELRKLDDLEITGFLALLGGAGAETVTKLVGSAVVEFARHPEQWQMLLDDRSLVPAAVEELLRYVGPVQYNVRYTLKEAEVPSGTIPAHKPVFLMKAAANRDPRAFDDAETFDISRDRTQSPHLGLGYGIHSCLGAALARLETTIALEHLLDFMPRYEVDFGGLERVHMQNVAGYHRVPVRVLK; this comes from the coding sequence ATGACCAAGCCAAAACTGGTGTTCAACCCGGTTTCGCAGGAGTACTTCGACAACCCGTACGAGATCTACCAGCGGATGCGCGACGAAGCGCCGATCTACTACGACGAGGACGAAGACTTCTACGCGTTGACCCGACACGCCGACGTGGCCGCGGCGCTCAAAGACCACGAGGCGTTCTCCTCGACGCGCGGCTGCGACCTCGCGATGGTGCGTTCCGAGGAGGGCCCGCAGAAGTCGATCATCTTCATGGACCCGCCGGAACACCGGCACATGCGCAGCCTGCTCAACAAGGCGTTCACCCCGCGGGCCATCCAGTCCCAGCGCGAGACGATCATCGAACTCGTCGAGCATTATCTGTCCAAGGTCGATCCCGACAACTTCGATGTGGTGCAGGACTTCTCCGGTCCGTTCCCGGTCGAGGTGATCACCCGGATGGCCGGGGTGCCCGAGGAGTTCCGCCAGAAGGTCCGGCACTGGATCGACATCAGCCTGCAACGCAAGCCCGGCCAGATCGAGTTGTCCGAAGAGAACATGCAGGCCAACATCGACTCGGGCATGTACTACTACGGCCTCGTTCAGGAACGGCGGGAGAACCCGCAGGACGACATGATCGGCCGCCTCATCCGCGCGGAGATCCCCGGTGAGAACGGCGAGCTGCGCAAGCTCGACGACCTGGAGATCACGGGATTCCTCGCGCTGCTGGGCGGCGCGGGCGCGGAGACCGTCACCAAGCTGGTCGGCAGCGCGGTGGTGGAGTTCGCCCGTCACCCCGAGCAGTGGCAGATGCTGCTCGACGACCGCAGCCTGGTGCCCGCCGCCGTCGAGGAGTTGCTGCGCTACGTCGGGCCGGTGCAGTACAACGTGCGCTACACGTTGAAAGAGGCCGAGGTGCCCAGCGGCACGATCCCGGCACACAAGCCGGTGTTCCTCATGAAGGCCGCGGCCAACCGCGACCCCCGCGCCTTCGACGACGCCGAGACGTTCGACATCAGCCGCGACCGCACCCAGTCGCCGCACCTCGGCCTCGGATACGGCATCCACAGCTGCCTGGGCGCGGCGCTGGCCCGGCTGGAGACCACGATCGCACTCGAGCACCTGCTCGACTTCATGCCGCGCTACGAGGTCGACTTCGGCGGGTTGGAACGCGTGCACATGCAGAACGTCGCCGGATACCACCGCGTGCCTGTGAGGGTGCTGAAGTGA
- a CDS encoding NAD(P)-dependent oxidoreductase, whose amino-acid sequence MREEQKVQMTRIGFVGAGRMGAPMVRRLVEAGHQVTALGRTAEKCQAVRDLGAHAVTDLTAVGAGADVVIVCVFTDDQVRQVCTSSDLVSAMPPGALLVIHTTGSPRTAQTVAAGNPAVDVVDAPVSGGPHNIAAGTLTLFVGGSDDAVARAQPVLASYGDPILHVGPLGAGQGVKLVNNALFAAQIGLLREAVALGERFGVDEKNLLTSLTHGSGASRVGEFIAMRGSAAAFVDDTAEFIGKDVEVVREIAAELGGQLGILDDVINTGIRQ is encoded by the coding sequence TTGCGCGAAGAGCAGAAGGTCCAGATGACGCGCATCGGGTTCGTCGGGGCGGGTCGAATGGGTGCGCCCATGGTGCGGCGTCTCGTCGAAGCCGGCCATCAGGTCACCGCCCTCGGCAGGACCGCCGAGAAATGCCAGGCGGTACGCGATCTCGGCGCGCACGCCGTCACCGACCTGACCGCGGTCGGTGCGGGCGCCGACGTCGTCATCGTGTGTGTGTTCACCGATGATCAGGTCCGCCAGGTCTGCACGTCGTCCGATCTGGTGTCGGCCATGCCGCCGGGGGCGCTCCTGGTCATCCACACCACCGGCAGCCCCCGCACCGCGCAGACCGTCGCCGCCGGCAACCCCGCCGTCGACGTCGTGGACGCACCCGTCAGCGGCGGCCCGCACAACATCGCCGCGGGCACACTCACCCTGTTCGTCGGCGGATCCGACGACGCGGTGGCCCGCGCCCAGCCGGTGCTGGCCAGCTACGGCGACCCGATCCTGCACGTCGGACCGCTGGGCGCCGGCCAGGGCGTCAAGCTGGTCAACAACGCCCTGTTCGCCGCCCAGATCGGCCTGCTGCGTGAGGCCGTCGCGCTAGGAGAGCGCTTCGGCGTGGACGAAAAGAACCTGCTGACGTCGCTCACGCACGGCAGCGGGGCGAGCCGGGTCGGTGAGTTCATTGCCATGCGCGGGTCGGCGGCGGCATTCGTCGACGACACGGCCGAGTTCATCGGCAAGGACGTCGAGGTGGTGCGCGAGATCGCCGCCGAACTGGGCGGTCAACTCGGCATTCTCGATGACGTCATCAACACAGGAATTCGGCAATGA
- a CDS encoding NAD(P)-dependent oxidoreductase produces MRVGFIGLGSQGGPMARRIVEGGFETTLWARRQTSLEPYADTAAKTAASPAELAAASDLVCLCVVGDDDVREVLYGESGVLAGLASGGVVAIHSTVHPDTCREVAEKAGAQGVSVIDAPVSGGGPAVEEGKLLVMVGGEEDVVERCRPVFATYADPIVHLGPLGSGQVTKILNNLLFTANLGSALSTLDLGVALGIPRDRLAEVLNGGSATSKALGSISMFGGTAEGLAPIAGALLQKDVRHAASIAAQASAPEGAVFTAADAALKSMEFPR; encoded by the coding sequence ATGCGCGTCGGATTCATCGGGCTCGGCAGCCAGGGCGGACCCATGGCGCGGCGGATCGTCGAAGGCGGTTTCGAGACGACACTGTGGGCACGTAGGCAGACCAGCCTCGAGCCGTATGCGGACACCGCCGCCAAGACGGCGGCCTCGCCCGCCGAACTGGCCGCGGCAAGTGATCTGGTGTGCTTGTGCGTGGTCGGAGACGACGACGTCAGGGAGGTGCTGTACGGCGAGAGCGGCGTACTGGCCGGGCTGGCCTCGGGCGGCGTCGTCGCGATTCACAGCACCGTACATCCCGACACCTGCCGTGAGGTCGCCGAAAAGGCCGGCGCGCAGGGGGTTTCGGTGATCGACGCACCGGTCAGCGGCGGCGGTCCCGCGGTCGAGGAGGGCAAACTGCTGGTCATGGTCGGCGGCGAGGAGGACGTCGTCGAGCGGTGCAGGCCCGTGTTCGCGACCTACGCCGACCCGATCGTCCACCTCGGCCCGTTGGGCAGCGGTCAGGTCACCAAGATCCTCAACAACCTGCTGTTCACCGCCAACCTCGGCAGCGCGCTGAGCACCCTCGACCTCGGTGTGGCCCTGGGCATCCCCCGCGACCGGCTCGCCGAGGTGCTCAACGGCGGCTCGGCCACCAGCAAGGCGCTCGGCAGCATCTCGATGTTCGGCGGGACCGCGGAGGGGCTGGCCCCCATCGCAGGTGCGCTGCTGCAGAAGGATGTTCGGCACGCGGCCAGCATCGCCGCGCAGGCGTCGGCGCCCGAGGGGGCGGTGTTCACCGCCGCGGACGCCGCGTTGAAGTCCATGGAGTTTCCGCGATGA
- a CDS encoding alpha/beta hydrolase, producing the protein MSGLVASVDEPRAVVVALHGGASTAAYFDCPGHPQLSLLRAGTSAGYTMVALDRPGYGSSAPYPEAMDRPEQRVALAYGALDKVLGDQPRGAGVFLMGHSAGCELAVRMAVGGSDVIGLELAGTGLHYSDVMADIMRATTADHRPAGLREVLWQPADLYPPDVLSGMTNSSGGARYEVEVTSSWPRHDFPALAPQVGVPVQFSVAEFERVWRSDREMLAQIGAMFTSSPRFVINEQAGTGHNLSLSVNGAAYHAKVLAFVEECVLAQQGLETC; encoded by the coding sequence ATGTCGGGCCTGGTGGCATCGGTCGACGAGCCGCGTGCGGTCGTCGTCGCGCTACACGGAGGGGCCAGCACCGCAGCGTATTTCGACTGCCCGGGCCATCCGCAGTTGTCGCTGCTGCGCGCAGGCACTTCGGCGGGCTACACGATGGTGGCGCTGGACCGACCCGGCTACGGCAGTTCGGCGCCGTACCCGGAGGCGATGGACCGGCCCGAACAGCGCGTCGCACTGGCTTACGGGGCACTCGACAAGGTTCTCGGCGATCAACCGCGCGGCGCCGGGGTTTTTCTGATGGGCCACTCGGCCGGATGCGAGCTGGCGGTGCGCATGGCCGTGGGCGGCTCCGACGTCATCGGCTTGGAGCTGGCCGGCACCGGGCTGCACTACAGCGACGTGATGGCCGACATCATGAGGGCCACGACGGCCGACCATCGGCCCGCCGGGCTGCGCGAAGTGCTCTGGCAGCCCGCGGATCTGTATCCGCCCGATGTGTTGTCGGGCATGACGAACTCCTCGGGCGGGGCGCGCTACGAGGTCGAGGTGACCAGTAGTTGGCCTCGCCATGACTTCCCCGCGCTCGCACCGCAGGTGGGCGTGCCGGTGCAGTTCAGCGTCGCGGAGTTCGAGCGGGTGTGGCGGTCGGATCGCGAGATGCTCGCGCAGATCGGTGCGATGTTCACGTCGTCGCCGCGGTTCGTGATCAACGAACAGGCCGGTACGGGGCATAACCTGTCGCTGTCGGTCAACGGCGCGGCATACCACGCAAAGGTGTTGGCCTTCGTCGAGGAATGTGTTCTTGCACAACAAGGATTGGAGACGTGTTGA
- a CDS encoding thiolase C-terminal domain-containing protein, which produces MTRPLPELTVQNEFFWTAGGDGVLRIQECQDCRALIHPPQPVCRYCRGRNMGVRDVSGKATLSAFTVNHRFGFPDLPPPYVVAQVAVVEDPRVRLTTNIIDCDPDELTLGQTVEVDFQKFDDPAGTVWLPVFRPTADKQAGPAAVDDVAPEDVGRYVRAPLTTERFEEKSAITGIGASRLGRRLMVPPLSLTIEACEAAVADAGLTFADIDGLSTYPGLDIAGMGEGGVTALENALGLRPTWINGGMDTFGPGGSVIAAMMAVATGMARHVLCFRTLWEATFQQLMKEGKAAPPGGARTNSWQMPFGAISAAHTLALNAQRHFDRYGTTRETLGWIALNQRANAALNPTAIYRDPMTMDDYLNARMITTPFGLYDCDVPCDGAVAVIVSAVDAAKDMPHKPVLFEAVGTQIIERTDWDQSTLTHEPQVLGQAAHLWTRTSLRPKDVDVAQLYDGFSFNCLSWLEALGFCDIGEAKDFLDGGKAIARDGVIPLNTHGGQLSHGRTHGMGLIHEAVTQLRGDGGERQVPGAKVAVASSGGLTPSGVLLMRTDT; this is translated from the coding sequence GTGACGAGGCCGCTACCTGAGCTGACCGTTCAGAACGAGTTCTTCTGGACCGCCGGCGGGGACGGGGTGCTGCGTATTCAGGAATGCCAAGACTGTCGGGCGCTGATCCATCCGCCGCAACCGGTGTGCCGGTACTGCCGCGGCCGCAACATGGGGGTTCGCGACGTATCGGGCAAGGCGACGCTGAGCGCCTTCACCGTCAACCACCGGTTCGGCTTTCCCGACCTGCCCCCTCCGTATGTGGTGGCGCAGGTCGCCGTCGTCGAGGATCCGCGAGTTCGGTTGACCACCAACATCATCGACTGCGACCCCGATGAACTGACCCTCGGCCAGACCGTCGAGGTCGACTTCCAGAAGTTCGACGACCCGGCCGGAACCGTGTGGCTGCCCGTCTTCCGGCCAACAGCGGACAAGCAGGCCGGGCCCGCCGCCGTCGACGACGTCGCACCCGAGGACGTCGGCCGTTACGTGCGCGCGCCGTTGACCACCGAGCGGTTCGAAGAGAAGTCCGCGATCACCGGCATCGGCGCGTCGCGGCTCGGGCGGCGGTTGATGGTGCCGCCATTGTCGCTGACCATCGAGGCCTGCGAGGCGGCCGTCGCCGACGCCGGGTTGACCTTCGCCGACATCGACGGCCTGTCCACGTATCCGGGGCTCGATATCGCAGGCATGGGCGAGGGCGGGGTCACCGCGCTGGAAAACGCGCTGGGGCTGCGGCCGACGTGGATCAACGGCGGCATGGACACCTTCGGGCCCGGCGGGTCGGTCATCGCCGCAATGATGGCCGTGGCCACCGGCATGGCCCGCCACGTGCTGTGCTTCCGCACGTTGTGGGAGGCGACGTTCCAGCAGCTGATGAAGGAAGGCAAGGCGGCCCCGCCTGGCGGCGCCCGCACCAACAGTTGGCAGATGCCGTTCGGGGCGATCTCGGCCGCGCACACGTTGGCACTCAACGCGCAGCGCCACTTCGACCGCTACGGCACCACGCGGGAAACGCTGGGCTGGATCGCGTTGAACCAGCGCGCGAACGCCGCGCTGAACCCGACGGCCATCTATCGCGATCCGATGACCATGGACGACTATCTGAACGCCCGGATGATCACCACACCGTTCGGGCTGTACGACTGCGACGTGCCCTGCGACGGAGCGGTCGCGGTCATCGTGTCGGCCGTCGACGCCGCAAAGGATATGCCGCACAAGCCCGTACTGTTCGAAGCCGTCGGCACGCAGATCATCGAGCGCACCGACTGGGACCAGTCCACGCTGACCCACGAACCCCAGGTTCTCGGTCAGGCGGCGCATCTGTGGACGCGTACCTCGCTGCGGCCCAAAGACGTCGATGTCGCGCAGCTGTACGACGGCTTCTCGTTCAACTGTCTGTCGTGGCTGGAGGCGCTCGGCTTCTGCGACATCGGCGAAGCCAAGGACTTCTTGGACGGCGGAAAGGCCATCGCGCGCGACGGGGTCATCCCGTTGAACACCCACGGCGGTCAGCTCTCGCACGGGCGCACCCACGGCATGGGTTTGATCCACGAGGCGGTGACCCAGTTGCGCGGTGACGGCGGTGAACGCCAGGTTCCCGGGGCCAAGGTGGCGGTGGCCAGCAGCGGCGGTCTCACCCCCAGCGGGGTCCTGCTGATGCGGACGGACACGTGA
- a CDS encoding ferredoxin: MRIRLDRTLCDGFGICAKHAPDYFSLDDWGYASLVGDGTVPERDRDAVMRALLDCPAHAIIYMGEHRPSENQQDRPDVTETLEPAPKTEDNEAISGFVR; the protein is encoded by the coding sequence TTGAGGATTCGACTCGATCGGACGTTGTGTGACGGCTTCGGTATCTGCGCCAAGCACGCACCGGACTACTTCTCGCTCGACGACTGGGGCTACGCGTCGCTGGTCGGCGACGGCACGGTACCCGAGAGGGACCGCGACGCGGTGATGCGGGCGCTGCTGGATTGCCCCGCGCACGCGATCATCTACATGGGCGAACACCGGCCATCCGAGAACCAACAGGACCGGCCCGACGTCACGGAGACACTCGAGCCGGCGCCCAAAACCGAGGACAACGAGGCGATTTCGGGGTTCGTTCGGTGA
- a CDS encoding NADH-ubiquinone oxidoreductase-F iron-sulfur binding region domain-containing protein: MTSTTTDLTVTAWPDCPPRLLRPGQVAPESYAEYTQAGGYRELSDAGALLEQVDLSGLLGRGGAAFPLGTKLRTVRDAGLRGSETVVVANGEEGEPASVKDRWLLRSRPHLVLDGLRLAAATAGAGRAYVYVSDDRAAAAVTDALTELAPQVFGDTEVTVITVEPGYVAGEETAAVRRINGGPAKPTDKPPRPFEEGVLGLPTMVSNVETLANLPFIHEHGAQRFRAVGTPMSPGTFLATITGAGRPPALYEIPYGASFSTLLEVHGVDPESVHGALMGGYFAGLLNTDILDATLDNESIRRLGAGLGCGAISILTDDCPVAVAASVMSYFDRENAGQCGSCFNGTAAMAAVICALRDGVATDDDVTRLERWSVVLRGRGACGTLDGATNIAASLLRQFPQVVSRHLGDDCPACRTAAFTAVRPYEVEAVAQT; encoded by the coding sequence ATGACCTCCACGACAACCGATCTCACCGTCACGGCGTGGCCGGATTGCCCGCCTCGGCTGCTGCGGCCGGGACAGGTGGCACCGGAAAGCTACGCCGAGTACACCCAGGCCGGGGGCTACCGGGAGCTGTCGGATGCCGGTGCGCTCCTGGAACAGGTCGATCTTTCGGGGCTGCTGGGCCGCGGCGGCGCGGCGTTTCCGCTCGGCACCAAGCTGCGAACGGTGCGCGACGCCGGCCTGCGCGGCTCCGAGACCGTGGTGGTGGCCAACGGCGAAGAGGGCGAACCCGCTTCGGTCAAGGACCGGTGGCTGCTGCGCTCGCGGCCGCATCTGGTGCTGGACGGGTTGCGCCTGGCCGCTGCGACGGCGGGCGCCGGGCGCGCGTACGTGTACGTGTCCGACGACAGGGCGGCGGCGGCCGTCACCGACGCGCTGACCGAGCTCGCGCCGCAGGTGTTCGGCGACACCGAGGTCACCGTGATCACCGTCGAACCGGGCTACGTCGCCGGTGAGGAAACCGCCGCCGTGCGGCGCATCAACGGCGGCCCGGCCAAGCCGACCGACAAACCGCCGCGGCCCTTCGAGGAAGGGGTGTTGGGCCTTCCGACGATGGTCAGCAACGTCGAAACGCTCGCGAACCTGCCGTTCATTCACGAGCACGGCGCCCAGCGGTTCCGCGCCGTCGGCACGCCGATGTCGCCGGGCACCTTCCTGGCGACGATCACGGGCGCAGGGCGTCCGCCCGCGCTTTACGAGATCCCGTACGGTGCATCGTTTTCCACCCTGCTCGAGGTGCATGGTGTGGACCCGGAGTCGGTGCACGGGGCGTTGATGGGCGGGTACTTCGCCGGACTGCTCAACACCGACATCCTCGACGCCACCCTCGATAACGAATCGATTCGCCGCCTCGGCGCCGGCCTGGGATGCGGTGCGATCTCGATCCTCACCGACGACTGCCCGGTCGCGGTCGCGGCGTCGGTGATGTCCTACTTCGACCGGGAGAACGCCGGCCAGTGCGGGTCATGCTTCAACGGCACGGCGGCGATGGCCGCGGTGATCTGCGCGTTGCGTGACGGTGTGGCCACCGACGACGACGTGACACGTCTGGAGCGCTGGTCGGTGGTGCTGCGCGGGCGCGGGGCGTGCGGCACGCTCGACGGTGCCACCAACATCGCCGCCAGCCTGCTACGCCAGTTCCCCCAGGTGGTCAGCCGCCATCTCGGCGACGACTGCCCGGCATGCCGAACCGCGGCGTTCACCGCCGTGCGGCCCTACGAAGTGGAGGCGGTGGCTCAGACATGA
- a CDS encoding alpha/beta fold hydrolase, which produces MTTTEKQSGPKLKRGEKTFEVNGGNVVYEILGKEGDFIALTPGGRFSKDIEGLRPLAQQLVKGGYRVLLWDRPNCGKSDVQFYGQSESHMRAETLHALITGLDIGPCIIAGGSGGARDSMLTAMLYPEIVRKLVVWNIVGGVYGSFVLGSYYIVPSILAVRGAGMKGVIAVDEWKQRIAENPANRERFLAMDPDEFLKLMLRWLNAFVPKPGQTIPGVEDEMFDNIKVPTLIIRGGENDLDHPKRTSLEVHCLIKGSTLIDPPWPEDAWERAGEARASGKVKRFNMFDTWVQAAPAILKFLDD; this is translated from the coding sequence AAGCTCAAGCGCGGCGAGAAGACCTTCGAGGTCAACGGCGGCAACGTCGTCTACGAGATCCTCGGCAAGGAAGGCGATTTCATCGCGTTGACACCGGGTGGCCGGTTCAGCAAGGACATCGAGGGGCTGCGACCCCTCGCCCAGCAGCTCGTCAAGGGCGGCTACCGGGTGCTGCTGTGGGACCGGCCGAACTGCGGCAAGTCCGATGTCCAGTTCTACGGCCAGAGCGAATCGCACATGCGTGCCGAGACGCTGCACGCGCTGATCACCGGGCTCGACATCGGTCCGTGCATCATCGCAGGCGGCTCGGGCGGCGCCCGCGACTCGATGCTGACCGCGATGCTTTATCCGGAGATCGTGCGAAAGCTGGTGGTGTGGAACATCGTCGGCGGTGTGTACGGGTCGTTCGTGCTGGGCTCCTACTACATCGTGCCGAGCATCCTGGCGGTTCGCGGCGCCGGCATGAAGGGCGTGATCGCCGTCGACGAATGGAAGCAGCGGATCGCGGAGAACCCCGCCAACCGCGAGCGGTTCCTCGCGATGGACCCCGACGAGTTTCTCAAGCTGATGCTGCGGTGGCTCAACGCCTTTGTGCCGAAGCCGGGTCAGACGATCCCCGGAGTCGAAGACGAGATGTTCGACAACATCAAGGTGCCGACGCTGATCATCCGCGGCGGGGAGAACGATCTGGACCACCCCAAGCGCACGTCGCTGGAGGTCCACTGCCTGATCAAGGGATCCACGCTCATCGACCCGCCGTGGCCGGAGGACGCCTGGGAGCGCGCCGGTGAAGCGCGTGCCTCCGGAAAGGTCAAGCGTTTCAATATGTTCGACACGTGGGTGCAGGCCGCACCCGCGATCCTGAAATTCCTGGACGACTAG